A DNA window from Mytilus edulis chromosome 14, xbMytEdul2.2, whole genome shotgun sequence contains the following coding sequences:
- the LOC139502445 gene encoding uncharacterized protein — MNIITLTVLSLFVTLSQAYDCVCTTEGPLHVYTIHYTKIMTQIITTTKDCLRIKASYTGGYSVVIKGEIGFVSHGGIRINKDCTSETMKDHQSISKRFFFTDMMKGMMEGMKSSMGGMMTGAEKMACYSTCGVCDCGGDCFDRQPCKLCKDLLCSKNQISYQITDKTTTKATIAPTTMFTSPSTADTQSPITVTQKASTNSPCQSSPCLNGGLCVDKDQSYLCYCQSSPLGSIINTGKRCELNLNLPKTLTTTWVHIFGK; from the exons ATG AATATCATCACATTAACTGTATTAAGTTTGTTCGTAACCCTTTCACAAGCATACGACTGTGTTTGTACTACTGAAGGACCGTTGCATGTATACACCATACATTATACCAAAATCATGACCCAgattataacaacaacaaaagacTGTTTGAGGATTAAAGCCTCTTATACAGGGGGTTATAGTGTCGTTATTAAAGGAGag ATAGGCTTCGTGAGCCATGGTGGTATTCGAATTAATAAAGACTGTACGTCAGAAACCATGAAAG aCCACCAAAGCATTTCCAAAAGATTTTTCTTCACCGATATGATGAAAGGAATGATGGAAGGGATGAAATCGTCAATGGGGGGAATGATGACAGGCGCTGAGAAGATGGCATGCTATTCTACATGTGGAGTATGCGATTGTGGAG GTGATTGTTTCGATCGACAGCCCTGCAAGCTTTGTAAGGATTTACTCTGCTCCAAAAACCAAATAA GTTACCAGATAACTGACAAGACAACGACAAAAGCAACAATAGCACCTACCACCATGTTTACTAGCCCGTCTACAGCAGACACTCAATCTCCAATAACTGTGACACAAAAAG CTTCGACCAACAGCCCATGCCAAAGCTCGCCTTGTTTGAATGGCGGCTTATGCGTGGACAAAGACCAGAGTTATTTATGCTACTGTCAAAGTTCTCCACTTGGTTCTATAATAAATACTGGGAAGAGATGtgaattgaatttaaatttaCCTAAGACATTAA CAACAACATGGGTCCACATATTCGGAAAGTAG